In Pseudomonadota bacterium, a genomic segment contains:
- the accB gene encoding acetyl-CoA carboxylase biotin carboxyl carrier protein, whose protein sequence is MENQASGATKPIDVELVREFCDLAESHNLARLDVSYKEFTLRLSRVSEVAQPSVVIPAAAVAAAVPADAAPAKPALPPGVYAVKSPLAGVFYRAVRPGAEPFVNDGDSVRVGQTLCIIEAMKLMNEIAAEQNARVYRILVDNAQVVEAGQDIILLEPA, encoded by the coding sequence ATGGAGAATCAGGCCTCGGGCGCCACGAAGCCCATCGATGTCGAGCTGGTCAGGGAGTTCTGCGATCTCGCTGAGTCGCACAACCTGGCCCGCCTCGATGTCTCGTACAAGGAGTTCACTCTTCGTCTCAGCCGCGTCTCTGAGGTCGCACAGCCGTCCGTGGTGATTCCTGCGGCGGCGGTGGCCGCCGCCGTGCCTGCTGACGCCGCGCCCGCGAAGCCCGCCCTGCCTCCAGGGGTGTACGCGGTGAAGTCGCCGCTGGCGGGGGTTTTCTACCGCGCCGTCCGGCCCGGCGCGGAGCCGTTCGTCAATGATGGCGATTCTGTTCGCGTGGGGCAGACGCTCTGCATCATCGAGGCGATGAAGCTCATGAACGAGATTGCCGCCGAGCAGAACGCCCGCGTCTACCGCATCCTCGTCGATAACGCCCAGGTCGTTGAAGCCGGTCAGGACATCATTCTGCTCGAACCCGCCTGA